The Silvibacterium dinghuense DNA window CGTCGTCTTCCTGCCCGAGCCCAGCCGCGCCGAGAGCGGATCGAAGATCGCCGTACAGCAGTTTCAGCTGATTCCGCGCTGACGGCTGACGCCGGGCGAGCTGCCTTCGGCTTACCACTGCCCCAGCAGCAGCTCCATCTTGCCTTTTCGGTCGCCGGTCCCCGCCGTGAAGCCGATGAGCGACTCCTCTGTTGCGCACACCGGCTCGAATTTCTCCGGCATTTCGTACTTCCGCAACACCTCACCCGTCGAGGAACTGACCTCGTAGTATGAATACCTCTGCGCCAACGGGCCTCCGGTCAGCATCACCAGCCAGCGCGAGCCGCCAGCGATCAATCCATCCACCCGCATCCCCTTCGGAGTTTGAATCTTCGTGGTCCGCACTACGCCCGCATCGCCGACTTCGATCACCGGCAACGCGGTGAAGGGCGAGAGCAGCAGCACGTCATCTCCAGCGGGTATGAGCTGCTGCAGTCCCAGTTTGCTCATATCGTCATTCCTGCTGATGCCGGTCACGGCACGACTCGCAGCGTCGGCAGCATCCGCTGCAGCCCCGAGCGAAATCTGGCCGTAACTTTTCGCATAGGCATCCTGCGTCTCGAGGCCCATGTCGACATACGCGATCACCTCGCCGCCGGTACTTACCACTGCCGCCTTCGGCACCTTGTTTCCCTCATCGACACCGGTCATCACGAAGTCCCCGGACCGCAGCACAGCGAAGTGATACGGGGTAAAACTCAGGTGCAGCTCGATGCTCTTCACAAAGCCACCCTGTCGATCGAAGACCAGCATGTACGCCTGGGATTCAGGCTTTTCACCCGTTGTAACCGTTGTGACCGCCTCCTGGCCGAAGGCCATGACGGCAATCTCATCGCCGTTCACGCTGACTCCGCGAAACCACAGGCTGCTGAAACCCGGCACCCGGCCTACATCGAGGTGAATCCGTTCCCCGGGTTTCTCGATCCACACGCCGTTGATCTGGATGTCGTACTGCGGCGCCACCATGGCCGCCTTGAAGACGCCACCCTCCGGAGTGCAGGCAAGCGGCATGAATGCGCCCGCCAGATTCATCCCATCCGCTACATCCCTGGGATCGCCAACGGTGACGCGACTCACGGGGATCTCCTGAGCATGAGCCGCTGATTTCGCATTGTCCTCCGGGGCCACGCCGGCCTTCTGCGCATGCGCGGAAGCCGCCACGCCCAAACATCCGATTCCGCAACAGAGCACACCCAGCAGCGTGATTCTCAAAGCCCGTATCCCTGCACTCTTCCGTTCCATCGTGATGGCCATAATATCCAGAGAATCGTGGAGCGCTGTCAGAATCCTTTCGTAACCGGCGCAGAGGACAGATGGCTGTCAAGCCTGCCCTTCTTTCAGCATTTCCATAACTTGCCTCCGCTGAAGCAGATACCCAAGCCTCGAAGGTGGCATCGAATTTCTTCCTTTCGACCTACCATGGAAGTAAGGGCATATTTTCTGCGGGAAGGCGCGGCTTGCGAGCCGCGCCTTTTCTTTTGCCCGGATTTTCCGCGCGTGCGAAGGAGACGCATCATGACCAACATCCTGAAGAAGTTCGGCACCGGCATCGCCGACTTCGGCAAGTGGATTGCCGACGCCATCACCGGCACCGTGCACCTGGCCGAAAAGATTGAAGCGGTGCTCAGGGCTGCAAAGCCTCTCGAAGAGCCCTTCGTCGAGGGGCTTTCGACTGTTGTCGCCGATGTCGAAGCGCTCATTGCCGCATCCGGCACCGCGCTCTCGGCAGAGGGCCTCAACTTCACGGCCGACAGTGCGGCCTATCAGCACTTCCTTGCGCTGATTGCAGACTTCAAGAAGCTCGCGCCCATCGTGACCGAGGCGCTCGAGATCCTGGAAGGCAAATCTGTTACGACAACGACCTCGAGCACGGCTGCCGGCACCACCAGCGCAAGCTGAGCTGCTCCGCTTCCTTACGGTAAAAAGCCCGGTCCTATCCGGCCGGGCTGCTTCCTATTCCTTCGTTCCCGAAGGCTTCTGGATCGGCTGATCCAGCGGTATCGGCCGTCCGAAATCCGGCGTCCCGTCCGCATTCCAGGTGAAAGGCTGTGCACGGGGTGAGCGATCGCCGCCGCAGCTCTGATTCACTCCCGCATTCGCGTGGTAAAGAATCCAATCCTGCCTGCCGTCCGGTGACTGGAAGAAGGTGTTGTGTCCTGTGCCGAAGGCCTGCGCCTCAGGCGACTGCCAGAAGACCGGCTTCGGCGACTTCTTCCATGATTTCGGATCGAGCAGGTCGCTCGACTTCTCCGCCGTCAGCATGCCCAGCTCGTAGTAGTTGGTCCAGCAGCCGCTCGCGGAGTAGATCAGGAAAATCCTGTCGCCGTGTTCCAGGATCTCGGGCCCCTCGTTCACATCGACGTGCGGCATAGGAATGATCCGGTTCTGTGAATCGAGATCGCCGACCTTTTCCCAAGGGTACTCCGGCGTCGAGATGCGCACGCGCCTGCCTTCGATCGTCCACGGATTCCTGAGCTGCGCGATGTAGATGCTCTGCACGCCATTGGTATCGCCCTGCCATCCCGACCAGATCACGTAGTCGCGTCCACCTGCGGTGAAGACGGAAGGATCGATCGCCCACTTGTCGGAGCCGTCGTCGAGCTTGCCCTTCATTGTCCACGCGCCTTTGGTTGGATCGGCCGAGGCATTCTCGAGCACCCAGATGCGATGGCCGTCGTTATCGCCCGCATCGGCCGCGAAATAGAGGTACCACTTGCCGTCGAGCCAGTGCAGCTCCGGCGCCCATATCTCCTTCGAGTATGGGCCAGCCGCGGGCGGCGTCCATACGACCGTCTTCTCCGCGTGGCGCAGATCGGTGACATCCCGCGTCTTCCAGATGGTCAGGTTCCGGCCCGTCGTCTGCATATAGTAGTAGACGCCATCGCGCTCGGCCACCCACGGATCGGCTCCGGAGGGCAGCAGCGGGTTCTGGAAGGTCTGCGCGGCGGCAGGCAGAGCGAAAAGGCAGGCAAGAGCAGAGAGCAGCAGACAGCGCATCGACAACCTCGGGGGAAATTCAAGCTGCCGGACGCGCTAATGATAGCGCTTTCATCGGCTAAGCATTCTCAGGCTACACTCATCCTGCCGTACCCTGCATCTCAACAAGGAAAGCCACAGGCTGCCTCAACGAAACTCCACAAAGGAGATCTCCGCATGTCCTCGCTCGCAGGCCGCACCGCCATCATCACCGGGTCCAGTTCAGGAATCGGCCAGGGCATTGCCATCCGGCTCGCCCGCGAAGGCGCAAATGTCGTCATCGACTATGTGGGAGCGCCGGAAGGCGCAGAGGAGACCCGGCAGAAAGCCGAAGCCACGGGCGCAAAGGCTATCGTCGTGCAGGCCGATGTCGCCAAGGTCGAGGCTGTCCGTATGCTCGTCGACGAGGCGTGGAAGGCCTTCGGCTCGGCCGACATCCTGGTGAACAACGCAGGCATGGAGAAGAAATCCGATTTCTGGGAGACCTGCGAAGACGACTACGACCACGTTCTCGGCGTCAATCTCAAAGGACCGTTCTTCCTCACTCAGGCCTTTGTGCAGCGCCTGCGCGCGGCGAAGAAGCCTGGGCGCGTCATCAACATCAGCTCCGTCCATGAAGACATGGCCTTCCCCGGCTTCGCCACCTACTGCGCCAGCAAGGGCGGCGTCCGCATGCTCATGCGCGACCTCGCCGTGGAGCTTGGTCCGCTCGGCATCACCGTGAACAACGTTGCCCCCGGCGCGATTGCCACACCGATCAATACATCCCTGCTCGAAGACAAGCCCAAGCTCAATGCCCTGCTGGCCAATATTCCGCTTGGCCGTCTCGGCTCGGTCGACGACGTCGCCGGCCTCGTCGCGTGGCTTGCTTCCGACGAAGCGGCATACGTCAACGGCTCCACGTTCATCATCGACGGCGGTCTCTCCCGTAATTATCACGAACAGTGACCGTGAGATGATGCTGCCAGATACCCCCAAGGCCGACGGGGTGTATCGACCAGCGGAGCAGGCAACAATCACACGCGCGCAAGCGCAGTTACGTGGATGGTTCGTTCCATGCATACCTTTCGAATCTGGGCTCCGGCCGTAACGTCCGTCTCTGTCCTCATCGACGGCACCGCTACGCCACTCACCCCGCAAAACGGCGGATGGTGGCAGGCCGACATCGCCTCGGCCGGTCCCGGCACCGGCTACCAGTTCCTGCTCGATAGCGATGACTATGCCGTTCCCGATCCGCGCTCATTGTGGCAACCAGAAGGCGTGCACGGACCTTCGCGCATTTATGACCATGCCGCATTCCAATGGACCGATCAGAGCTGGAAGCCATCCGCGTGGCCCGAAGCCATTGTTTACGAGCTGCATATCGGTACCTTCACGGAAGCCGGCACGCTCGACGCGGCCATCGAGCGGCTGCCTTATCTCAAGTCGCTCGGCATCACGCACGTCGAACTGCTGCCGGTTGCCAGCTTTCCCGGCGCTCATGGCTGGGGCTATGACGGCGTCGATCTTTTCGCGCCGCAGGAGTCGTATGGCGGCCCCGACGCGCTCAAGCGCTTCGTCGATGCCTGCCATGCGCACGGCATGGCCACGATCCTCGATGTCGTGTACAACCACTTCGGGCCATCGGGCAATTATGTGGGACGCTTCGGCCCCTACTTCACAGCCAGCCACCACACGCCGTGGGGCGATGCGGTAAATCTCGAAGAGGGCGGCAGCCACGAGGTGCGCCGCTTCTTTACCGACAACGCGCTGATGTGGCTGCGGGATTATCACTTCGACGGACTGCGCCTCGATGCCGTGCACGCCTTCATGGACCGCTCCGCCATCCACTTCATGGAGCAGCTCTCCATCGAGGTTGCCGCGCTCGAAGCCGAGAAGGGCCGTGAGTACGTGCTCATTGCCGAGAGCGACCTCAACGATCCGCGCATCATCGCGCCCCGCGAAGAGAACGGCTATGGGTTTGACGCACAGTGGAGCGACGACTTCCACCACGCGCTCATCGCGCTGCTCACCGGCGACCGCGGCGGCTACTATGCGGACTTCGGCTCCATCGCCGGCCTGGTCAAAGCACTCAGGCATGCCTACGTCTATGACGGGCAATACTCGCAGTATCGTGACCACCATCACGGGCGGCCGGCTGCGGGCCTGCCCGGCTGGCGCTTCCTTGGCTATGCGCAAAATCACGACCAGGTGGGCAATCGCGCGCAGGGCGAACGACTCTCGCACCTCTCCGGCGCAGGCCGCGCAAAGATCGCCGCGGCGCTCGTACTCACCGCGCCCTTCGTGCCCATGCTCTTCCAGGGCGAAGAGTGGGCCGCGTCCACGCCGTTTCAATACTTCACCGATCACGAGGACAAAGAGCTGGGGCGCCTCGTCTCCGATGGGCGCAAAAAGGAGTTCGGCGCCTTCGGCTGGAATCCCGAGGACGTACCCGATCCGCAGCACCATGCAACCTTCGAGCGCTCGAAGCTGCGCTGGGAGGAGCTGTCCGACCCGGTGCACGCCGCCATGCTCGACTGGTACAAAAAGCTCATCGCGCTGCGGCGCGCCACACCTGAGCTGACCGACGGCAGACTCGACCAGGTCGAGGTACGATTTTCCGAAGAGCAGAGATGGCTCACCATGCGCCGCGGAGCCATCTTCGTGGCCGTCAACCTCAATACCGCGCCTATCGGCGTCGAAGTCTCAAAGTCGGTCATGCCGCTGCTTGCCTCCGATCCTGCGATCGTCATCAGCGGCCCTACCATCACGCTGCCATCCGACACCATCGCCATCGTGAAGCTGGTCTGAACCCACGCGAGTGAGCTGTCCTCTTCCCTCTCACCCGCTGGCATTTCGCGCTCCGCGCAGATACTCTGGTCCCGCATGAGCACCGATGTTTTTTCGCTCTGGATTTTTCTGAGCTCCATCCTCGCCGGATTGCTTGGTTCGCTCACCGGCCTCGGCGGCGGCGTGGTCATCGTGCCGGTGCTCACCGTCCTCTTCCACATCGATATTCACTACGCCATCGGCGCATCGCTGGTATCGGTGATCGCCACGTCGTCGGGCGCGGCGGCAGCCTATGTGCGCGAGGGCTTCTCGAACATCCGCGTGGGCATGTTCCTCGAGATCGCCACCACCCTCGGAGCGCTGCTCGGAGCCTGGCTCACCACACGCATCTCCACGCACTCCATCGGCATTCTCTTCGGCATCGTCCTGCTGTACTCCGCGTATGCCTCGCTGCGCCAGCGCCATACCGAGAAAGGCCATCTCGCGCCCGATGCCCTGGCTATGCGGCTGCGGCTCGAAGGCTCGATGCCTACGCCAGTCGGTCCAGAGAAGTATGTCGCGCAACATGTGCCCGCAGGCTTCGGACTGATGTTCACCGCCGGCACACTCTCGGGACTCCTCGGCATCGGCTCAGGAGCCGTGAAGGTGCTGGCCATGGACCAGGCCATGCGGCTGCCCTTCAAGGTCTCGACGACCACATCGAACTTCATGATCGGTGTCACCGCCGCGGCGAGCGCCGGGATTTATCTCAGCCGCGGTTACATATCGCCCGGACTCGCCATGCCGGTGATGCTGGGTGTCCTCATCGGCTCGCTCGCGGGAACCAGAATTCTCGTCCACGCCGAGGTCAAGACCCTGCGGCGCGTCTTCGCCGCCGTCATCGTCGCCCTTGGCATGGAGATGATGTACAACAGCCTGGCAGGAAAGCTCTGATGGAACAGACACCGTCACAAGGCGGCGCGGCCCTCCGCCCGGGCAAAAGCCCCCACGCTCGACTCACAGACCAGGGCCTGGAGATGGCCATCGGCCGCATGCTCCAGTTCGGCGTGCTGCTCGCGGCGCTCGTTGTCTTCGCGGGCGGCCTGCTCTACCTTGCCCACGACCACGCACGGAACGGGGCTTCCCGCCCGGACTATACGCATTTCCACGGCATCGATGCCGACCTGCGCACTCCCGCCGGCATTGTGAGCCGCGCCGCGCATGGCGACGCGGAAGGACTCATCCAGTTCGGTCTGCTCCTGCTCATTGCCACGCCGATTGTCCGCGTGATCGTTGCGGCAGGCGGATTCTTTCTCGAGCGCGACCGCCTCTATGTCGCGATCAGCCTCCTGGTCCTCGTCATTCTTCTCTGGAGCCTCTGGCACGCACGCTAACGTATCTTCAGAGATTCAGGCTGTCTTCAGGATCGGCAGCTACACTCACTCCATGGGCCTTCGCTTTCGACCACGACCTGCGGTGAAGAAGAGAAAATCCGTACTCGCGCTCACCGCCGCGCTCCTTCTTCTGCCCGCGCTTCGCTCCTTCGCACAGGAGGAGGCACCGGAACAGCTCATGAAGGACGTGGCCTATAACGAAGT harbors:
- the treZ gene encoding malto-oligosyltrehalose trehalohydrolase, with the protein product MHTFRIWAPAVTSVSVLIDGTATPLTPQNGGWWQADIASAGPGTGYQFLLDSDDYAVPDPRSLWQPEGVHGPSRIYDHAAFQWTDQSWKPSAWPEAIVYELHIGTFTEAGTLDAAIERLPYLKSLGITHVELLPVASFPGAHGWGYDGVDLFAPQESYGGPDALKRFVDACHAHGMATILDVVYNHFGPSGNYVGRFGPYFTASHHTPWGDAVNLEEGGSHEVRRFFTDNALMWLRDYHFDGLRLDAVHAFMDRSAIHFMEQLSIEVAALEAEKGREYVLIAESDLNDPRIIAPREENGYGFDAQWSDDFHHALIALLTGDRGGYYADFGSIAGLVKALRHAYVYDGQYSQYRDHHHGRPAAGLPGWRFLGYAQNHDQVGNRAQGERLSHLSGAGRAKIAAALVLTAPFVPMLFQGEEWAASTPFQYFTDHEDKELGRLVSDGRKKEFGAFGWNPEDVPDPQHHATFERSKLRWEELSDPVHAAMLDWYKKLIALRRATPELTDGRLDQVEVRFSEEQRWLTMRRGAIFVAVNLNTAPIGVEVSKSVMPLLASDPAIVISGPTITLPSDTIAIVKLV
- a CDS encoding family 43 glycosylhydrolase, with protein sequence MRCLLLSALACLFALPAAAQTFQNPLLPSGADPWVAERDGVYYYMQTTGRNLTIWKTRDVTDLRHAEKTVVWTPPAAGPYSKEIWAPELHWLDGKWYLYFAADAGDNDGHRIWVLENASADPTKGAWTMKGKLDDGSDKWAIDPSVFTAGGRDYVIWSGWQGDTNGVQSIYIAQLRNPWTIEGRRVRISTPEYPWEKVGDLDSQNRIIPMPHVDVNEGPEILEHGDRIFLIYSASGCWTNYYELGMLTAEKSSDLLDPKSWKKSPKPVFWQSPEAQAFGTGHNTFFQSPDGRQDWILYHANAGVNQSCGGDRSPRAQPFTWNADGTPDFGRPIPLDQPIQKPSGTKE
- a CDS encoding DUF1634 domain-containing protein produces the protein MEQTPSQGGAALRPGKSPHARLTDQGLEMAIGRMLQFGVLLAALVVFAGGLLYLAHDHARNGASRPDYTHFHGIDADLRTPAGIVSRAAHGDAEGLIQFGLLLLIATPIVRVIVAAGGFFLERDRLYVAISLLVLVILLWSLWHAR
- a CDS encoding sulfite exporter TauE/SafE family protein, encoding MSTDVFSLWIFLSSILAGLLGSLTGLGGGVVIVPVLTVLFHIDIHYAIGASLVSVIATSSGAAAAYVREGFSNIRVGMFLEIATTLGALLGAWLTTRISTHSIGILFGIVLLYSAYASLRQRHTEKGHLAPDALAMRLRLEGSMPTPVGPEKYVAQHVPAGFGLMFTAGTLSGLLGIGSGAVKVLAMDQAMRLPFKVSTTTSNFMIGVTAAASAGIYLSRGYISPGLAMPVMLGVLIGSLAGTRILVHAEVKTLRRVFAAVIVALGMEMMYNSLAGKL
- a CDS encoding glucose 1-dehydrogenase, with translation MSSLAGRTAIITGSSSGIGQGIAIRLAREGANVVIDYVGAPEGAEETRQKAEATGAKAIVVQADVAKVEAVRMLVDEAWKAFGSADILVNNAGMEKKSDFWETCEDDYDHVLGVNLKGPFFLTQAFVQRLRAAKKPGRVINISSVHEDMAFPGFATYCASKGGVRMLMRDLAVELGPLGITVNNVAPGAIATPINTSLLEDKPKLNALLANIPLGRLGSVDDVAGLVAWLASDEAAYVNGSTFIIDGGLSRNYHEQ